In Tsuneonella dongtanensis, a single window of DNA contains:
- a CDS encoding alpha/beta hydrolase, which translates to MRRLFWSIAALGLAGGTIAVAQTGQDFATASPAEIAFGSDPLQRLDFYPATGPAGPAPLILFVHGGGWKRGDKRNATGAFKVPHFGASGYHFASTNYRLVPSATVEQQAADVASALAALLARADSLGIDRRKVVLMGHSAGAHLVALVATDPRYLRAAGLSTDAVAGVIPLDGAGYDVPSQMGENARLMGDTYAQAFGTDPARQRALSPSAHAGAPDVSDWLIPHVERADAARQSEGLAAALQKAGVRAEVVALEGRGLRGHMEINRRLGDPDYAGTKLVDAWLARVFDR; encoded by the coding sequence TTGCGGCGTCTGTTCTGGTCCATCGCTGCCTTGGGGCTGGCGGGCGGTACGATTGCCGTGGCCCAGACGGGGCAAGACTTCGCGACAGCCTCTCCAGCCGAGATCGCATTCGGGTCCGATCCGCTCCAGCGGCTCGATTTCTACCCCGCGACAGGACCTGCCGGACCGGCTCCCCTGATACTTTTCGTGCATGGCGGTGGATGGAAGCGAGGCGACAAGCGCAACGCGACCGGCGCATTCAAGGTGCCGCATTTCGGTGCGTCGGGCTATCATTTCGCTTCGACGAACTACAGGCTGGTGCCGTCGGCAACCGTCGAGCAGCAGGCGGCCGACGTCGCGAGCGCACTGGCCGCCTTGCTTGCGCGTGCCGACTCTCTCGGGATCGACCGGCGCAAGGTCGTCCTGATGGGTCACAGCGCAGGCGCTCACCTTGTGGCACTGGTCGCGACCGACCCGCGGTACTTGCGTGCTGCGGGCCTTTCGACCGATGCGGTGGCTGGTGTGATCCCGCTCGACGGCGCGGGCTATGACGTACCTTCCCAGATGGGAGAGAATGCCAGGCTAATGGGCGACACCTATGCCCAGGCGTTCGGGACCGACCCCGCGCGGCAGCGCGCCCTGTCCCCTTCGGCGCACGCGGGTGCGCCCGACGTGTCCGACTGGCTCATTCCGCATGTCGAGCGCGCCGACGCCGCGAGGCAGAGCGAGGGCCTGGCTGCCGCGCTGCAGAAGGCAGGGGTGCGTGCGGAAGTGGTGGCGCTCGAAGGCCGGGGCTTGCGCGGCCACATGGAGATAAACCGTCGGCTCGGCGATCCGGATTACGCCGGGACGAAGCTTGTCGATGCCTGGCTGGCCCGCGTCTTTGACCGGTAG
- a CDS encoding adenylosuccinate synthase, with the protein MANVTVIGAQWGDEGKGKIVDWLASRADAVVRFQGGHNAGHTLVVGNTTYKLSLLPSGIVTGTLSIIGNGVVLDPWALKAEIEKLEGQGVTINPDNFAIADNCPLILPIHRDLDGLRETAAGSGKIGTTGRGIGPAYEDKVGRRAIRVCDLAHLDQLEPQLDRLCAHHDALRAGFGEPPVDRDRLLADLSEIAPFVLQYAQPVWKRLKKVRKAGARILFEGAQGVLLDVDHGTYPFVTSSNTVSGTAASGSGLGPNSTGFVLGIVKAYTTRVGSGPFPTELEDETGQRLGERGHEFGTVTGRKRRCGWFDAVLVRQSCAISGVTGIALTKLDVLDGFDTVKICTGYRLRGKILDYFPSHSADQAAVEPIYEEMDGWHETTAGARSWADLPAQAIKYIQRVQELIETPVALVSTSPEREDTILVRDPFVD; encoded by the coding sequence TTGGCCAACGTTACCGTTATCGGTGCCCAGTGGGGCGATGAAGGCAAGGGCAAGATCGTCGACTGGCTCGCCAGCCGGGCGGATGCCGTCGTGCGCTTTCAGGGTGGGCACAACGCCGGTCACACGCTTGTCGTCGGCAACACCACCTACAAGCTCAGCCTCCTGCCCAGCGGAATCGTGACCGGCACGCTCAGCATCATCGGCAACGGCGTGGTGCTCGATCCGTGGGCGCTCAAGGCCGAGATCGAGAAGCTCGAGGGGCAGGGGGTCACCATCAACCCCGACAATTTCGCGATTGCCGACAACTGCCCGCTTATCCTTCCTATCCACCGCGATCTCGACGGCTTGCGCGAAACGGCAGCAGGCTCCGGCAAGATCGGCACAACCGGACGCGGCATCGGCCCGGCGTACGAAGACAAGGTGGGCCGCCGGGCGATCCGGGTGTGCGATCTGGCGCATCTCGATCAGCTCGAGCCGCAGCTCGACCGGCTCTGCGCCCATCACGACGCGCTGCGCGCTGGGTTCGGCGAGCCCCCGGTGGACCGCGACCGCCTGCTCGCGGACCTGTCCGAGATCGCGCCCTTCGTGCTGCAATACGCGCAGCCGGTTTGGAAGCGCCTCAAGAAGGTGCGCAAGGCTGGTGCGCGCATCCTGTTCGAGGGCGCGCAGGGTGTGCTGCTGGACGTGGACCATGGGACCTATCCGTTCGTGACCAGCTCGAACACGGTGAGCGGCACTGCAGCAAGCGGCTCCGGCCTCGGCCCCAATTCGACGGGCTTCGTGCTCGGCATCGTCAAGGCCTACACCACCCGTGTCGGCAGCGGACCTTTCCCGACCGAATTGGAGGACGAAACCGGCCAGCGGCTCGGCGAGCGCGGACACGAGTTTGGCACCGTCACCGGGCGCAAGCGCCGTTGCGGCTGGTTTGATGCCGTGCTCGTGCGCCAGTCGTGCGCGATCTCGGGCGTGACCGGCATTGCCCTGACGAAGCTCGACGTGCTCGACGGGTTCGACACGGTGAAGATCTGCACTGGTTACCGGCTGCGCGGCAAGATTCTCGACTACTTCCCTTCGCATTCCGCGGATCAGGCCGCGGTCGAGCCGATCTACGAGGAAATGGACGGCTGGCACGAAACCACTGCCGGCGCGCGTTCGTGGGCGGACCTGCCGGCCCAGGCGATCAAGTACATCCAGCGGGTGCAGGAACTGATCGAAACGCCGGTCGCGCTCGTATCGACGAGCCCCGAACGGGAGGACACCATCCTCGTGCGTGACCCGTTCGTGGATTGA
- a CDS encoding L,D-transpeptidase family protein encodes MRVRLTALLILAGCTSAQAHPPVADLVLVDKSDRTLTLYTAGQPTWTIAGIQFGDAPDGHKQFEGDERTPEGRYTIHTRNPRSAYHLSLRIDYPNAADRAFATAQGRSPGGDIFIHGQPNALPSDLRMVGDWTDGCIAVSNAEIEILWEVIEDGTPIEIRP; translated from the coding sequence ATGCGCGTACGGCTGACCGCCTTGCTGATATTGGCGGGATGCACGTCGGCCCAGGCCCATCCTCCCGTCGCGGACCTGGTGCTGGTCGACAAGTCGGATCGTACGCTGACGCTCTACACCGCAGGACAGCCCACCTGGACGATCGCCGGCATCCAGTTCGGCGATGCGCCCGATGGGCACAAGCAATTCGAAGGCGACGAGCGCACACCCGAGGGACGCTATACGATCCACACCCGCAACCCGCGAAGCGCCTACCACCTGAGCCTCAGGATCGACTATCCGAACGCTGCCGATCGCGCTTTCGCCACGGCGCAGGGCAGGTCGCCCGGTGGAGACATCTTCATCCATGGGCAGCCCAATGCGCTCCCAAGCGATCTGCGCATGGTCGGCGACTGGACCGACGGCTGCATCGCGGTGTCGAATGCCGAGATCGAGATCCTGTGGGAGGTGATCGAGGACGGGACGCCTATCGAGATAAGACCTTGA
- a CDS encoding winged helix DNA-binding protein, giving the protein MRQEDFAYGPAVADSIASVVGIYSARPTMVANLREDAVVAGYGTVEYDLLAELDETAPPFRCDVLLVDCPVHDGATIAAIMQLDQRAAESGLPLIVTTSMAMLETVFGCLDRSGAEIMVEPTRGERVIALGRALLKIPRMRLRELDEQDRLTLHRLTEQVAQIAAQIDRLSSDEPRAFRLESPGDEFRGDGDEGERRLIRPPRPPLPDPRLVRKIIRQRQLRAEFLGGDLFADPAWDILLDLTAARAEHTRVSVTSLCIASGVPPTTALRWIAQMSEAGLLVRVEDETDRRRAFIELSDKAVDAMARYFHELGKDGKSAI; this is encoded by the coding sequence ATGAGGCAGGAGGATTTCGCCTACGGACCGGCGGTTGCCGATTCGATTGCATCTGTCGTCGGGATTTACTCAGCGCGTCCGACGATGGTTGCGAACCTCCGCGAAGATGCCGTCGTCGCAGGGTACGGGACGGTGGAGTACGACCTCCTCGCCGAACTCGACGAAACGGCGCCGCCTTTCCGGTGCGATGTCCTCCTCGTCGATTGCCCGGTCCACGACGGCGCGACGATTGCAGCGATCATGCAACTCGACCAGCGCGCGGCCGAGTCCGGTCTACCGCTGATCGTCACCACGTCGATGGCGATGCTGGAGACGGTTTTCGGGTGTCTCGACCGGTCGGGCGCGGAGATCATGGTCGAGCCGACTAGGGGGGAACGCGTAATTGCCCTCGGGCGCGCATTGCTCAAGATTCCGCGCATGAGGTTGCGCGAACTCGACGAGCAGGATCGCCTTACCCTGCATCGCCTGACCGAGCAGGTCGCGCAGATTGCGGCGCAGATCGATCGTCTCTCATCTGACGAGCCGCGCGCCTTCCGGCTCGAATCGCCTGGCGACGAATTTCGCGGCGACGGCGACGAAGGCGAACGCAGGCTGATCCGCCCACCAAGACCCCCGCTTCCCGATCCACGGCTGGTGCGCAAGATCATCCGCCAGCGCCAGCTTCGCGCCGAATTCCTCGGGGGCGACCTCTTTGCCGATCCCGCTTGGGACATCCTGCTCGATCTCACCGCAGCGCGGGCAGAGCATACCCGTGTCTCGGTCACTTCGTTGTGTATCGCCAGCGGCGTTCCCCCGACGACGGCCTTGCGGTGGATCGCGCAGATGTCCGAGGCGGGCTTGCTCGTGCGGGTGGAGGACGAGACCGACCGCCGCCGCGCCTTCATCGAGCTTTCGGACAAGGCGGTCGACGCGATGGCGCGATATTTTCACGAGCTTGGCAAGGACGGCAAGTCGGCAATCTGA